The region CACTCCACAATCTTACTTGTTTAAATCTCGAGGTTGGGTCTACACCTGTCTGCTTCATAGAGTCCATGACAGATTTCATTTCTACAGCTTCCTTAATAAGCTGGTGGTTTTCCATCTGCTTAGCTTTGAAGCTGTCGGCCTGAAGCTGCTGCTGGTGATTGGAGAGAAGCTGTGATTTACCTGTCTCCTCAGATTTATTAGGCACTGACGGCCCTAGTTTAGAATGGTTTTTGTTAGGCTCCGGAGTAGAGGGAGCTTTTGAGATTGTGGCCGATGGCATGTTTTTCTGTTTACTGTCCTCTTTGCCCAGCTCTTTCAAGGGGAGCTCATTTTTCCTTTCACAGTCTCCTCTCCCAGTTTGGGCCATTTTCTGCTCTGCCAGCCTCTGGTCCTCATAGTACTTCTCATACTGCTGTCTATAGGCAGGGCTGGTGGCCATCAGAGACTTCTGGTCCATATAGAGCCCGTAGGCATATTGGCCATAATACAGTGACTGAGCCAGGGCCGGGTGTCTCTGCGTGATCACCGATTGGTGCTGAGGCTGTAAGGATGCAGAATTATGGTCCACTTTCTTGGCCTCGAGCTGCTCTGCCTTGTCTTTCTTATCTGCATCTTCCTCAGACTCCTTCTTGATCTTCATTCCCTGCGCGCTCCCGCCGTTCCCAGCTACAGGGGCACCGACCTGCCCAGGGTGCATGTAACTCGGAGAATAATAAGGATCGTAGCCATGGTAATAGGGAGAGTGGGACTCTTTCATCTGAGATGATTGTGCTGTCGTTGAAGAATGCCCTTTTACAACACCGTCCTTACTGGAAAGGATATCTGACGGGGAACTGGCCTTGGACCTCACGCCCTCCGACCTGCTGTCAGAACCGCCGTCATCGGCAGCATCAGAGATGTCCGAGTAGGCAGGGCTGCTCGTCTTGGCTGCGGAACTCTCGGCCCCATTCTGGGTCAGCACGTGCAGCGGGGCCACGGGCGCCTGCCCGTTCACCAAAGCGCTGCACTCCATCCTCGAGGCACTCCCGATGGAAGGGCTGGGAGCGTTGTCGGTGAAGGTGTAAACCTTATCAGCCTCGGCTTTGATACTGGCCATCCGACTCTCTTGTGACTCGGACAGTCCGTTCGCCAGCCCTTCATTCTTGTTGAGGTGGTCCTTTAAAAAATGCCCAGATACATCTCTGCCAGCCCCCTTGGCGTCCTCTAGTTTGCCCAGCTTTGCATCCGTTTTCGGGCTCCCCgtctctttcccttctttgtcCTTCAGCTTccgcttctcctttttctttttgtctttgagcGACACGAGCGCTGGGTTCACGGTGACGGGCTCCCCCATAATCGTGGGCTTTGGCTGAATGGGCTTTAACGGAGGACTCTTTGGTGTGGCCTGGACCGCCGTGGTTGTGAGGGAGGGCAGTCCGGGTATGGTCCCCGTGGTGGTGCCCGTAAAGGCTGCGGTGGGAATTGCGATTAGCTGTGGCGGCGTTGGGGCCGGGGCAGGGGCAATGGGCCGGGCACTTTTAAGCTTAGAGAGGTTTTTGTCCATTTTGCAACTGTTGGCTTTtttgcccttttctttctctcccaaaTTCTTCTTGTCGATCAAGCCTTCTGCTTCCAGTTTGGGCATTTCGGCAGCCAAACTGCCGTCTGCTGCCGAGCAGCTGTCTACGGTGGCCGTCATGTTGGAGATGACTGGAAGGTTGTTGAGGTCACTGTTGAGGCCCTTCTTTTTGCCGGAATTCTTCCCAGGCTTCGATCCGATAACAGAGCCCGGGCCATTGCTCATCAGCTCTCTCTTCCCCTTGGGGGTTCCGGGGGGGTTCCCCGAGCCAGGGGACGCTGGCGCCTTCACCTGCTCGTAAGTCGATACACTTGTGCTTGGCTCGCTGCATTCCAGCGCCACGTTGCTCAAGGCCTCCTCACAGTCCGAGATCTTGCCCTCGCTGTCCGGTTCGAACTCCAGCTTGTTCTCTGGGTCTAAGTGGGCATGAGCCTGGTGATACCTGAGGCCGTTGATGTGCTTGTACTTTTTGTTGCAGTTTGGGTGTGGACAATCAATCAACACCGGAGAAGAGCAGCCCTGGTCCAAAAAAGTCGTCTCTGGTTTCCCTTGAGGGGTGGTGGGAGTGCTTCTCGAATTTGTGCGGACACGCTTCCCGGGCTTACTGTCCTCGGAGCTGGAGTTCAGGTCTAGCTCCATCGGaggcttgtttttccttttgttggtGGAGGAGGGGCTGGCTTTGATGTCCTCCGCAGCACAATTCGGGGGTGTCCTTCGCCCGCTGGCATTAAGGCTGCCCCGCCTCCCTTTCCCATTGGCCCCCCCTCTGTTCTTGTTCTGCAGCCCTCTGGACTCTGTGAAGCTGGCCTCCGAGCCCGGGGCAGCTGCGGTAGACCTCGCTCTTttcccccggccccggccccctcTCATCTCCAGGTCGCTGGTGGGTGACTCGCAGAACCTAGGGAAGCAAGTAACAGATGTCAAAACGAGCATCCCCAAAGGAGCCGAGTGAAATCACAAGGCACGCAATGCAGCAAAGAGCAGGCAACACCCCAGCAGCTTGAGGGCTGGGCCCAGATAAAGAAAAGTCACCCAATTCTTACACTGACAATTTCAACACCTGCGAAAGAACAGGCTACCAATGGCTTATGTTCTTCCTCAGAAAACCAGCTCGGGTAGCTAAGTTTCCAATCCAGTTCAAATTCCCatattgagaaaaagaaaacaaaggagaaagagaagggggcAGGAAGTAGTGATCTCCCTACAAAAAAGCAACCCAGCATCTGCATTTTACTGTATTCAATCCTGAATTGCTCATTGCTCTTTTGCCTGGTTTCAATTACAAACTGACTTTTATGTATTATTAATCTCTCTCTGTAGTCTCCTTGCAAAGAGaggatgggggaaggagagggcaagaagaggaaggaggagaggaaaacagAGCCTGAAATCAAAGGCTCCATGCCTACCTGGGAGGGGCCCAGTCGTGCTTGGTGCAGTCCAATAAGGTCCCTACATAAGTTTTGTTCCTCCACGTGACATTGACCACTAGGACACCTGCAGGAGTGGGGAATGAAGATGGACCAAGGTTAGCACAAATTACCCTATTTCCAGTTCATTTATTATTACTGTTCTTTTTACCAGCAAAGCTCTATTCTCATTTGCTTTCAAAAGCTGTGGTTTgcattcttcctctttctggtTTCAGTGACCTCAAGCAAAAACCCACAggaaatcatgtgtgtgtgttcacgaGCATACGCGCGTGGTACAAAAGGGTAAGGGCTGCGTGTGAGAGTGTAATCAAGATACTGCTGAAAGAAGGAAATGGTTTTTGCCATGTCCTGCTGTAAAACAGCAACACTCACCtcttaatttttctattattacACATAATTGCTTTCGTTTGGCAAGCAGCCAACAAAAACTAAGCCCCAGTTACCAGTGCTTAAACCAGAAGGTGACTGAAAGGGATCGGTTTTGCTTCCAATTCAGCAATATAAAATAACGGTgatttttatttaggaaaaaaatgatgcGCATGCACAAAAATAGGTCTAGAACGGGGGAAAGCGGGAGCTTGGAGTTCAGATAGCAGACAATCAGCTATGATTTCTCTTTCCTAATCCTCCCCTCTCTGGCTTTGTGAGACAAGAATCAGCCTTGGTATGGTATCTGTTTCACTGTTTGGTATTGTTTCATATTAAGGACTCCTAAAATAGCcctcttaagaaaataaatgtgcacAATAAGTTTGCTCTTGGGGTTATCTTTAGAATCAACTTTAGTAAGCATTTGCCACAgaggattaggaaaaaaaaaaaaaaacaacaacctcaAAACCAACACGCTTGTTTCCTGCAAGCCATTCTGCTTTTCCCAACTGCTTTGCAGACAGACAATTTAATTTAGCGCTGCATCTGTGAATTACTAAACTTAAGTGCACTTAGTATACCAAATGTCACAGGGAAACAAAATATAACATCCTCTTTATTTCTCTAGAGGACAAGTGCCGTATTTCTTTAAACTCACTCCTTTAAAGCATACAGTAAAAGGACCTAGATTTTGAGACACACATAAAATATGAGGgtaaagaaataaagtatttaagTGTGTCTTAGTTTCTATAAAGCACCACTCCCCCTTCTTTCTTGGAAACACCAAGGGGCAATACTCAAAGTCTATTTCTAGCTGGTTTACTCGCTTGCTCACTGCCGTTTTGAATTCTGCAGAAAATCTGTACTGAACTCCTTTGTGGCAAGGGACACCTCACAAGGTAAGACTCATTTCCTTGGGAATGTCTTTAACAGCAGGTAAAATATTTGCATCGTTGGGACTCATAGTGGGGAAGAAAGGATTTCTTTCAAAAGGCccaaaaagagatttaaaaattgtttcccaTATGGTCTGTGTTACTATTACTTAGGTGACAGCTGAACTTACTCACTGTatcagtggggggcgggggggggggttgagGGGGAGTTAGCACGAAGCAAAGCAAGCATTTCCTCAAATCATAGTTGACTCCATTCTAAttccttcagggaaaaaaaaaaattaaagccattGAGTATAAAAATTCTTATTGAGATGAGATCGATGGTAATTAGGCATTTGGTCAAAATGTGCACAAGACGGAACAATTGGAGGAAAGGATTCTTTATGAGCACATCCCTTCAGGAAAAGGGAGCGGGTGGGAGACAAGGCGAAGGGGAAGACGAGCTGGTTTTCTCATCATCTGCTCTCTGGGGCACTGTGTGTGGTGTCAAAGACCTTTGCAGCTGCTTAAAATTCTTTAGCATGTCAGCTATATTTACAGTGCAGGAATCTATCTGTAGTGCCAGAAGGGTACTGCATTTTAGCTTTAGACGCATTAGGCTGAAACACCGCGTTCCAGAGTCCCTGATGTAGCacaaatgtataattaaaattgCTCGAAAGGAAACATGAAAGAAACAACAAACCCTCCATTCttacagtaataaaattaaaaacaggaaaagtcTGCACAGACACTTAACATTTGTCTGCAGTGAAAGGCTTTTGTTATTGCTTTTCCCCAAAGGGTTTCGCGTTTCCAGCAAATGATGGCCGCGGATTGGCCGACGCCTGCTGGGAACGCCGGCGTCTGATTGGCTGAGCCGAGGGCGGCCGCCCGGACCAGCGAGGCAGCAGCCCGGGATAAAGGAGCATCGCCAGGGGAAGAGGCGGCCGCGGTGGCGGGCTCGCCACGAGGCGAGGGCGCGCTCCCTGAGCCGGGTCTCTCTTGGGGACAGAGGGCTGCCCAGCTCCGTAAATCAACGCGGGCTGATCCGTGTGTTGAAAGGCTACTGTCCGCGTGACCGTGCTGGCTTTCCCAGCACGACCCACACTGCGCAGCTCCACGCACACACATCACGCCAGCCGGCTCACAACCGTCTCAGCATCAAATTCCTGGTCTCGGAACAGGACAAAGGGAAACGTGGGGGCCGGAGAGAAGGACGGGACCCCAACACAAAGTTAATCGTTGGTTAGGTGGGGTTATCGGGTGAAGCTGTCACATGGGAGAAACACAAGTTGAAACTTCCACACTGCAAAACTATTCCCATCGCCTGACACTATTTCTTGAAGCCACACTCCTATCTAAGTACAAGTGACAGTATTATAATCATtatcattctgaaaaaaaaaaaaagtctattttcaaCTTCAAAGGGCCTCAATAAGTCAGCCTAATTTTCCTAGAATccctctatattttaaaaaatgttcaaaataaatgCTCTACTCCCTGGAAGATTTTGAACAGTTTCTTAATTAAATACGTGTGCTTggtctatttttctttatatgcaCAGTCCACAATGTCACGTAATATTTATGTCTGCCTAGAATTCACGTGCGAATACACGCACGCACATGTTTACGCAGCCAAATCTGCTCTGTATTGGAATGAAGGCTTAAGGAATGCTTCTCATATAAACTACAAAGTGTACTGTTTCTTTGTCAGGAAGTCTATGTTTAGACAACATCCTATTGTGAGGGGCCAAGTACAAAGGGAATGTTTAGTTCTAAAAGATATAAACGGCTTATTATTTTGGAGTCACAGCATCTTGAACTTTGTAACCCACGGCCATATAAAGCAGACTATACTTTTTTAAAGGCATAAATGCCCAACATGAACATGAGTCCTTCAGAAGcccaaatttgaattttataaaccTGGGCATGGTTACTTTTCTCACTTATCAtatataaactaaaaacaaatgtACATTTATTCCAAAAAGAGTTAATATTTCTCTAACTACACACTTATTCCTTCAAACATCTGGGCAATTTGCAAGGTGCTGGGGACACTCTGTACAAGTCCTTTTCATCTTTATCTTCTCAGGTATCCCACCAGATTTATTATCTTCCCTTCCCACCCACAGACTGGGCATCATCTTTCTCAAAATGCTAATAATGCCTGCCCTGTAAcactttaaatttgaaaaatatcttcAGATTATTaccaataaagtaaaaataaagctgAAGAGAGCAACAGATGGTTTGGGTGTGCTTCCCACGCagggttttcttctttgtattaagAGTATGTCTTAGATACTGGTACACAATCTAAGCTGCCGCCGCCACAAAGCATATTACCTACTGGACACTTAGTAAGAAGGTGGCCTATGTTCTATAACCTGAGCCCTTTCCTTACCTCTATAGAAGCCAAAAGAGCCCTGAGATCCCACAAGGATTCCACATTCACAGTGTTCTCTTATCTCCTCTGTCACTACTTTGCAGTTAAGTGTTCCCAGAGAGATGGTCAGGCCCATTAAGCATTTATTGTGCATCTACAGGGTATACGACACTAGGAACCTATCTGGTGCTACAGAATCAACCATGTTTTTTGCCTGTAACTCCATACAAACTCTACACTTTTAAGAGTCTGCAAATTTGTAGCCGAACATAGGGATACCCTGTATTCCAGAAGTGGAAGTATGGTTTGCATATTACCCATACTAGAGAGTAGGCCCCTTAATCGATCTCATTAAACTAGACCCAGGATGTGACTTTCATAGTAACCGCCCTGCCCACAGTCCCTGCTCAGAGGGTAGTCTCAGGAGACTAGGCTCCTAGACCACTTATCCTAACCCTGGCCTCCTCTGACTGTTCCAGTGATGGGCAACTGAAGCAGAGGTAACTAAACAAGGATGTGCTTTGGGAATCTGAGCTAGTGGTATAGAAGGGGAAGTTGATAACAAGAGTAGAAACCTGTAGGTCACAAGCTACTGAAGGGAGAGAGGACCATGATGGAGACAAGGATATAATAGCTATGAGCCAGAGGCCAATGGGTAGTGCAAGGCCCTCATATTTGTGTGTCCCTTTTCCTGCCTACTTCATCACTGacggggtggaggtggtgggggggagggcagTGTCTCACCAGGACCCAGGACTGTCCTGATATTTTCCAGTCATCTTGTTAAAAAGtcgtccctgggcttccctggtggcgcagtgattgagagcccgcctgccgatgcaggggacacgggttcgtgccccggtccaggaaaatcccacatgccgcggagcggctgggcccgtgacccatggccgctgagcctgcgtatccggagcctgtgctccgcaacgggagaggccacaacagtgagacgcccacataccgcaaaaaaaaaaaaaaaaaaaaagttgtccctGGTTCTGAACTACAATCTGTCTTTGAACACCTAGGTCCTGGCTGTGTCTTCTGATACCCTACAGACAGTCCATTTGACAGCCTTTCACCCACGCAAGGTCGATGACCATGTCGATATTCCCTTTGCCTCCAAttgctctcttttttcccctccagcaTAAACAAGTTTCTTCAACCATTCTTGTTATCACACTTTTAATTGCCCTgggaaaaaaaacctttgaaGATGGACTTGACCAAATCCCCAAGGAAAGTTCAGGTTTCTAATGAATCAGGACCAAGCAGAGACCACGTCTAACGTTCTCTCTTCTATGAATCCTCTCCAGACACACAGACCACGCATACCGCCAGAAAACGGCCACTCCCTCCTGAGTCCCCACTATGCTCCATCCAAGTCCTCTCCCCAGTGGATCTCCCCAGAATCCATGGTTTCCCTCTGAGTCCACAGCTAGACACTTTCTCAGCCTCCTCCCTACCGGTTAGACGTGCTCCTGTCCCTCAGTTCTATGAAAGGCAAGTGAACCGATAAGTGCCACTGCCAGGCCTGACCCAGAAGCATCTCCTGTGCACGTGCCTCAGACCTCTTCACCTTCCTGGCTCGCTGGCATGGAGACCAGAGCAACCCAGAAGGCCACAGAAGATGTCAGAGCCTCCTTCAGCTGGGACCCTATGACTAGGAGAACCCGCATCCAACAGGAAGACCGAATTCCCTCCATTAGGTGAGCAGCAAATAGACTCTTACTGTTTGAACACTGCGGAGACTGTCTTAAACTACACGGTCCCTTTAAAACCTTACTCCACTCATATACACAAGAGGCCTGTCTCTTCCAGCCCGACTCCACTCCTTGAAAACATGAGTACTGTCTGCACCTACCGTACCTGTggccacagtgcccagcacatggaGGGAGTTCATTCGACTCCCAGGGGCTACTAGATGATGACTGAAGAAAATCGAGATGGGAATGCTACCCAGTGTCTTCTTTTCACGATTACCATACTTTTCCAATAAGCATCGTCTCGCACTAGCTTCAAGATGATAGGAATTCTCCGTGGAGAGATTTCGCTTTGAAGATGTTATAAATATGGTTTATGAATTACTGTTTCTGGGATTTGTGAAGATGTTTCCTCAAGAACTGGGCAAATGCCTGATTTCCCAGCGGATCAGCCTAACTCTGTTTATAGTAGAGTTTACAGActctttcagagtttttaaaGTGCCTCACCCCTGGGACAGAAGTCTTTCGCCAAGCACTGCAAATGCCGTATTTGGAATCCGACATCGTTTTTTGACCCTCTTATTCACACTGCCACATCTGGATGGCTTGGGTGTGCACTTGTGCAGTAAACAGAAACCTCACTCCAGTAACACCGAAATGGAACCCATTTATGCCacgatccttttttttttttttaagtgtacacatttctttcctcctttccatttttttttttttctagtagaaACATTAGTGACAATAGGAATGTCACAATATGCTGTTTCCTGAGTACAGGATAAAGTTCATGTATTTAGGATATCACATTACTGTCGATTTTCATACAATGTGACTATTGTACAAGGTAGGATTTATCACCACTCCTCTGTACTGAACTCCCTCCTTCTAAAATTCTGTTGTGCCCAACactggtactttttaaaaagctgagtcTTGTCTAGTATCCTTGTTCATGTTTCTGGCTTCAGAGCTTCAAACCTTCAGATAGGTCTTTCTTCAAAGGACAAAGTTGAGTTTATAATCATTGGGGGAATTTTAAATTCACAACTGGGTTGCCAATGAAGTACCTGACAGCCAAAGAACAGAGGGACCTTCCTATTACCTCTGCCAAGGACGTATGGAGCACGAGAGAACCAGGAAAATAAGTGTTGTGACATGACCAgaaaatgcagtatttttttttttaagaaagagctCTACTGCTGGGCTGAATGTTTGAAGAGTCACTTTAACCACATCCTGTAATCAAACCATCTGGAACACAGTGCTGCGATTAGTCACCCTGAACAGTGGGCTTTATCTGAACAAATAGTGTAGGCAATGGGGTTGGGAGATAGGGCAGTAGTAACAAGGGGAAGTGTAATGAACGCTTTATGCCCTAGTGTGCCGCCACCCCAGTCATAAACCCCAGAGACGCACTGCTCTGGTGTTAATGTCCTGCTTTTATGAAAGCACAGTGAGCTTAAAGATTAAAGGAATGAAGGGCTAAAAATTGCTGGTTCGGATAGATGTTCTCTGCCGGCGGCTGGAAAATGCCGGCACCACGCTGTCTACGTTAATTATAACCTCTCCAATGACAGTTCAGCATTCCTAGTAGGGTTCGGTGTTATTTTCAGGACATTAGGAACAAGGTCCATTTATGGGAGGACAGTTATGATTCTTTATTTGCCAGAGGTTAATCTGAACACTGAGACATTTCTTTCTGGTTCGTCTAAAGCCTTTCcataaataacaagaaaaaaatgtaagaccTTAATTCAAATAAATGTGTTAAACCAATACCAAAAAGCAATGGCAAAAGGCTGTTGTAATCTACATTTGAAAAGATGATGTTCTTTCTTACTTGACTGTGCTTATCTCTTTCAAAAGTACATTTGATCATCAGGATAGAATCTATGgaaatcttaaaacaaaacaaaaaacctgaaaggATTCCCCCCCACCATCACAAATACATTGGATAAGCCCTAGAAGAGGGGGTGGGGAAACTTGGCTAAAGAAACCCTGTTTCCCCATGGGTCTTATGGTTTAATACACAAAAGAACAGAAAGCCACTTCCATCACTGTCACCTCCCCCGCAGCCTTTGTTCTGAGGCCTGATGAGCTGTATTGATTTGGGAAaatcattgagcttcttggaaaACTAGACTCTCGCTTATTCACTGCCATCTATTTCTTTCCCGTGAAGACAGGTGGTCGATACCCAGTTGACTGGTCAGCGCAAAGAAGCTCTCgctgcttttcttttctcacttcccTAGAAACGTTATCCTTCCCCTCTTCTAGAAAATACAATGGCCTGTGAAGAAGTCTTGTGGGTAAAAAGGGGGAGCAGGAATAAGGTTCTTTTTGTAAGGCACCACCGGGAACACAGAAATGCTGTCCCACACATTTGCATGGGAGCCTGCACCATATATGTGGATGGTGACAGTATTTTCACTGACCCAGAATTACACAAGTTTCAGCCTTCATGAAAACTTTGATAGCccaagatataatttttaaaaaatcaaaacagattaCTAGAGCTCAAATAATATTTACTAAGAGATGCtttacttcttttaaataatCAGTACTTATGTTTTAGCAAGTTTCATAGTTCACAGGTGTCATTATAGACATTTCGGGGTAGAGCCAGGCTGCGTCCAAAGCCCCCTCACTCCCCCCCTCCGCCCCTGTGCTCCCAAGAAGATGCTTTTCAGGTTGTGATCCATCAGGGCCCAGACAGAACACAACAGGTAAAAGATAAAAgatgaaggagggagagagagagaagggacagaACAGAAAACACACAGTCTCTGAGACAGACATTTGGAGCAATTTAAATGCATTAACTGAACAGGTACCTGTGCAGAGTATATGTACACACGTAAACATTTGTACAAAGAGGTTTCATTTCTTGTCTTTGAAAGTCTCAGTAAGGTATCCTTGAGGCCTGATAAGCGACAGCACCACTCTGGTTTCCGGGGCAAAGTTCTAAACCTgaattttctcctcctcctttgcaGGCAGGCATTAGTTTATGTGAAATCAGATGCACTTAGATGAATGATTTCTAGTGCTGGCAGGTTTCTCAGGCCCTCTCCTTTCTGGAGGCACAACTTCCTCATTAGAGTGGGAGAATGATTTCTca is a window of Globicephala melas chromosome 3, mGloMel1.2, whole genome shotgun sequence DNA encoding:
- the ZNF608 gene encoding zinc finger protein 608 isoform X3 encodes the protein MSVNISTAGKGVDPNTVDTYDSGDDWEIGVGNLIIDLDADLEKDRQKFEMNNSTNTTSSSNSKDCGGLASSGAGATAALADGLKFASVQPSAPQGNSHKETSKSKVKRSKTSKDANKSLPSAALYGIPEISGTGKRQEVQGRPGEATGMNSALGQSVSGGGGGGGNPNSNSTSTGTSAATAGTASCGKSKEEKPGKSQSSRGAKRDKDAGKSRKDKHDLLQGHQNGSGSQAPSGGLYGFGAKSNGGGASPFHCGGTGSGSVAAAGEVSKSAPDSGLMGNSMLVKKEEEEEESHRRIKKLKTEKVDPLFTVPAPPPPISSSLTPQILPSYFSPSSSNIAAPVEQLLVRTRSVGVNTCEVGVVTEPECLGPCEPGTSVNLEGIVWHETEEGVLVVNVTWRNKTYVGTLLDCTKHDWAPPRFCESPTSDLEMRGGRGRGKRARSTAAAPGSEASFTESRGLQNKNRGGANGKGRRGSLNASGRRTPPNCAAEDIKASPSSTNKRKNKPPMELDLNSSSEDSKPGKRVRTNSRSTPTTPQGKPETTFLDQGCSSPVLIDCPHPNCNKKYKHINGLRYHQAHAHLDPENKLEFEPDSEGKISDCEEALSNVALECSEPSTSVSTYEQVKAPASPGSGNPPGTPKGKRELMSNGPGSVIGSKPGKNSGKKKGLNSDLNNLPVISNMTATVDSCSAADGSLAAEMPKLEAEGLIDKKNLGEKEKGKKANSCKMDKNLSKLKSARPIAPAPAPTPPQLIAIPTAAFTGTTTGTIPGLPSLTTTAVQATPKSPPLKPIQPKPTIMGEPVTVNPALVSLKDKKKKEKRKLKDKEGKETGSPKTDAKLGKLEDAKGAGRDVSGHFLKDHLNKNEGLANGLSESQESRMASIKAEADKVYTFTDNAPSPSIGSASRMECSALVNGQAPVAPLHVLTQNGAESSAAKTSSPAYSDISDAADDGGSDSRSEGVRSKASSPSDILSSKDGVVKGHSSTTAQSSQMKESHSPYYHGYDPYYSPSYMHPGQVGAPVAGNGGSAQGMKIKKESEEDADKKDKAEQLEAKKVDHNSASLQPQHQSVITQRHPALAQSLYYGQYAYGLYMDQKSLMATSPAYRQQYEKYYEDQRLAEQKMAQTGRGDCERKNELPLKELGKEDSKQKNMPSATISKAPSTPEPNKNHSKLGPSVPNKSEETGSRFKDMASLCIPTQIPRPAKVRRTR